The Juglans regia cultivar Chandler chromosome 10, Walnut 2.0, whole genome shotgun sequence genome includes the window TTTCCAATGTGGTTTGTTGAGTGGGTATTGAACGATGGGTGGCCTACGACTGAGCGGTAATTGGCTTCACATCATTTCTCCAAGTGTGCTATGATCATGGTTGAGATGGATCTGTTCTGAGTTGCACAAAATAGGCCTTCAGTTGGTCTAATCCAACGAGGGTGGTGTTGCCGTAGGGTGGTTTCTGTGATCTGTTGTGTGTGGGATGACTGCTAGTGTGGACTAGAGGGTTGTTGGTGCATGTAGGGGTAGCGATGTGGGTGGAGGCTTGCAGGTTGGTGTTAAACGGTGTTGGGGTAGAGTGGGTCTATGGTGGTGTAAGGTAGAGGCTTTAGGTAGTGGGCCCGACGGCTTCCTTCTTGCAAAAGTAGGGTGGTTCTCGTGGCTGCCGATTGAGAAGAGTAGACAAGGaggtgaaaataaaattgagagagagaccaagaggaagaaacataggagagagagagagagagatagagagagcgTATGTTGAGAAGATAATTTGAgggtgaagaaaagaaaattaaactgAAGGGGTGTGGGCAAAAAGTGGATAAAAAATGGGATTCATGGAAGAAGAAATGGGGGAGCAACTAACGTGAGGAGAAGATTTCGGAGGGAAACAAACCGTCGAGATAGTGCATGGGTTCGGGGAAGAAGAAACTAAAAGGAGGAGTCTTTCCCGAAAAAGACATCTTGTGGGTCTTCTGGGCTAGGCTATTCCTGAGCTTGGGTTGTCGGCTTGGGCTTTGGGTATTACAAAAAGCATCTCTGTTGCCGCATTATTTTCTCCATTTCCGACTGGCTAGTTGCATAGCAGCAAAACCTTCAGAACCGCTTTGATGGATGGCTTGGTAGAAGGCTATGTGCCAGTACAATAGAGTCAAGTCTGAAAACATGACACATTTCATTTAAGTGACAGGGCTCTTGGACCTCTTCATCCAAGGCATCATCTATAGGTTTTCCATCTTGAATGTTTGCAATGCCCATTTGTCTAGGGATGTGTATTCATCACCATCATTGACTTTCCTCTTGGTTGTCAGTTCCAGAAGGATAATCCAAAAATTGCATACATTGATCTTCTCATTAATTCTGGTTGTCCAAGCATACTCTGCATTTCAATTCAACAACATAAAGCTAAGCCAAACTTCTGGTGatggaaaaagaggaaaacatcatcaataaaaggaaacttgaaaatttatatagttaCACACCTGTAGCTATGTAGCCCAAAGAGCCAGCCACTGCTAACATCGTAGCCAGTTCTCCCTCCTTGACCAACATCTTTGCTAGTCCAAAATCAGATATTCGTGTGTTGAAATCGAGATCTAAAAAGATGTTGCTTGAATTCACATCTCGATGAACAATGGGTAGTAAGCAATCATGATACATATAGGAGAGCCCCCTGGGCAGCTCCAACTTCACATCTCTTGAACAATGTTGAGCATCCTCATTTGGCTTTGAATTCCATAGGAAGGGAAAAGCATCTTAGTTTCCTCATTCTTCTCTCCATTTCTGACTGGTTGGCTGCACTAGAGCAAAACCTTTAGAACCTCTTTCCTGGATGGCATGGTAGAAGGCAGTGTGCCAGTACAATAGAGTCCAAGTCTGAAAACATGACACATTTATTCAAGTGATAGGGCTCCTTGACCTGCCCATCCAAGGCATCACCTATAGGTTTTCCATCTTGAATGTGTCGCAATGCCCATTCAACTAGGGATGTGTGTTCATCACCATCTTTGGCTTTCCTTTCAGTTGTAAGTTCCGAAAGGATAACCCCGAAGTTGTAAACATCAATGTTTACATTAACTCTTGTCGTGCGAGCATACTCTACATTTCAATTAAATAACACAAGTTAAGCCAAACTTCTAGTGATGGAAAAAGAGGaaacatcatcaataaaaagaaACTTGGAAATTTATATTGTCCCACACCTGAAGCTATGTAGCCAAAAGAGCCCTCCATGATTGACATTGTAGCCAGTTCTCCCTCCTTGATCAACATCTTTGCTAGACCAAGATTAGCTATTTGTGCATTGAAATTGAGATCTAAAAGGATGTTGCTTGACTTCACATCTCAATGAACAATGGTTAGTGATCTGTCATGGTGCATATAGGAGAGCCcctaaaaaattattggttcaACCAAACATTAGGCGATGAGAGAGGTGAGGAATTTGTTGCACTCCTCAAGAGGGATATGGAATAAGTATGAACAATATGTTACATTTGGTGGTGGGTGCATAACTGGGTCTAAGTCAACTCCCCGTAATAAAGGTTGTGCATCAATGGGGAGTAGTAGTACCTGTACAATTGATCCCTAGGCCTTTTTGAAAAACTTCCATAAAGAGCAAAAATCAGCATCCTTGATGTATTGTAAGTTGGAGATAGAAAGGTATTTGTTGCAGGATGTTGAGGTTCCTAAGGAGAGTTTCGACATTTTAATTTGGTGGAAGGTCAACTTCACCAAATATCTGGTTCTTGCTCTAATGGCGAGGGATATATTGGTCATTCTAATCACCACCGTAGCATCTGAGTTTACATTTAGCACAAGAGGCCGTGTCCTAGATCTGTTTAGGAGTTCTTTGGTTCCTAGAACTGTAGAGGCTCTTGTGTGCGCGAAAAACTTGTTGAAATCCACTCCTATATGCTTGAGTCAAAATTATTCGGATACCATTGATGATGCGGAGAGCTATAAGTTAGACTCAGGTAAAGTATTTAGAGACTTTTTtagttgttatatatgttgattttaacattttgtgATACTAACCTCCTATACTTTAACATCTTAATGCAGAATTAGCCACTATGGCGAGCTTACTTCATGAAGATGATTGAGGTTTGAGTTACTTACTTGGCAATAGCTCTATGATTGAGGTTGTGTTGTTCTTAACCTgttgttttgttatatattgcTCATGTTGGATATGGTGTTGCTAGCTATGTTGCACTATTATTCTTGGCTTTAGACCAAAGGGCTAAAGGTCCAAAGGACACATGAGACTTCAAACGAGTTAGATaggtttaattttttcaaaaagaaaattgcatgAAGCTTCTGGCCAGCTAGTATACATCAACTTTTGATTTACCTATATCGATATATTATGtaggtccaaaaatatttttctaactaaaatcttttcatatttttttttcagatacAACTTGGAAGTTGGAATGGCAGTGTGGCACTTGgaacatttaaagtattttggttcatttgttgCCCTTTTAGGCAATTATATTTCTTGTTGGAAACATTTAATTTTGTTGGCACTTAGAAAAtgtttggtttctttttttgtcgGAATTGGAACTTAGAAAATGACAGCTGTAGTcgttgtaagaaaatattattataattgatgTGGATGATGGTTGTGGTCTTGTGGATGATTATGGATGTGGTTGATGGATGATGGGtgtggatgtttattgtagtgattagttgaATGCGGATGATGGATGATGAGAGTGGATGTTTACTGTAGTTATTAGtcctttttaatattttttaatttttggaagcatgttagtatgttagttgtttttatttttaatgtttttagtaaaattgaagcaaaagtgaattatttactttggattgtaatttttgaacaaatttatttaaaagctcacacaaaaaattctttttaaaaaagtgtgccaaatatgaagttgaaaacagtaaaaaaaaaaaaaaacaaaaaatctgacTCCACTCCGacaattcggagtcggagtcagagcggAGGATGAACATCTCGGAGTCGGAGGATGGGCATTTAGACTCTGACTTGGTCGATGCTTAGCCCTAAACCATAGAGGATCTagtcttttatttctcttgaaTAGTGCTCAACATCCTCATTTGGCTTTGAATTCCTTAGGAAGGGAAAAACATCTCAATTGTCGCATTCTTCTCTCCATTTCTGACTGGCTGACAGCATTGGAGCAAAACCTTGAGAACCTTTTTCATGGATGGTCTGGTAGAAGGTTGTGTGCCAGTACAATAGAGTCTAAGTCTGAAAACATGACACATTTCATTCAAGTGACAAGGTTCCTTGACCTCCTCATCCAAGGCATCAACTATTGGTTTTCCATCTTGAATGTGTCGCAATGCCCATTCGGCTAGGGATGTATGTTCATCACCATCATTGGCTTTCCTTCCGGTTGTTAGTTCCAGAAGGATAACCCCGAAGCTATAAACATCGATCTTCTCATTAATTCTTGTCGGGCGAGCATACTCTGCATTTCAATTCAGCAACACAAACTAATCCAAACTTCTGGTGATGGAACAAGAGGAAAACATAATCAATAAAATGAAACTTGGAAATCTATATTGTCACACACCTGGAGCTATGTAGCCAAAAGAGCCAACCACAGCTAACATTGTAGCCGGTTCTCCCTCCTTGACCAACATCTTTACTAGACCAAAATCAGCTATTTGTGCATTGAAATTGAGATCTAAAAGGATGTTGTTTGACTTCACATCTCGATGAACAATGGGTAGTAAGTAGTCATGGTGCATAAGGGGTTCCTCTTGGTGACTTGGAGTGCAAAAGTGGTCATGGATTCGGAGCAGTAGAGAGATGGAAGTCCACAGCCTCAGCTGCAGACACCTCTACCTCAGCCTCAAGGCAGCAGTAGCAGAGATTTCACAATGATTCTCACAGTCCTTTTCTCCTTTATAGCCATCTACGTCATGGTATACAACTCTTAAAAGTTCTACTGCCATTTCGTTCTTTCCTGGATGTTATGCAATTTTAATGTCTCATTTATCATCTAATCCCACTGCAACAAaaagggtcttttgggacgaaaattttcatcccaaaagacagccatttcgtcccaaaaaatgttttgggacgaaaaaaaaatcatccaaaGCTCGTGCCAACAAcactgtgccaaaaggtatATTGGAACGAAAATCATCATTTcgtcaaaaaaatatattttgggatgaaattgaaggaaaccatTCGAACACATTCGAACGGGAATTTCTTTTGTCACGGTTGAAATTTGTCCCAGAATATCATTCGAAATGAAACAATTTTAAGTTTGAACAGTAGTAACGTGTTTGAacgattataaaatatgttcgaacaaacaTGAATTTGTTCGAACGGCATGAACGTAGCTTTGCGTTCAAACGGTAAAGGGTCCATTCGGACATTATATTGGTTCAAACAGTATAAGTTATGTTCGAACACTTCAGAGATaaatgacgttcgaacgttatgtgaTCGTTCGAAGTCGACGAAAATAAATTGCGTTCGAACATTATGTTACCGTTCGAACGCTATTCGTTCGTTCAAacgataactattttatttaaagtcaataatagaaaaccaaatagacattcataatctttgaaaaaatacattagaaactgattaacactcacaaaagttttataataagtgcgaactaaataaataaccgTGAGACGGgcattgttcgtacataaatacataatcccaaaatctgtatgcaaaaaaccatcagttgcttggaggcctgtattgttgcataagctgttgcatttggagttgcatctgtcttctaaacttttcttgttgttcttcatgttgtttgaggcgcatctcTATATTTGCTTGTTGTGCTagttgagcctctaactcatgctgctTTGCAGTCAATTTTTCGATTTTGGAATTCGAattctctagcgctatagaagtcatagatgcattcctagaagaagaggaagagggagaaggctttacacagagactcaaacccctcaaatatcctgaacgttgacccaggacttgtgtcaaaatatcaatatcacttgttgaggaattttgatctgacgcagattcagcacgtagggcaaccattttatcctagatatatataagataaagaattaatatcgtcataaatactctaatatatttaatgaaaacatgttataatatttatataattttcacgggcatcaggatgagtccactctccattacgatcagtgtgcgatatagcatataattttgtcagatcataattggtatctgaatcttgctacaataaatgtatTAAGATATAGAgtcattatgattcatccaaataattaactatatccaataaaaaaaaatagcaacaccaatttcttagagagacgatggaaagatcttgagcttacatgatgattaattttcaattttgatctatttgttttgtttatagaacttcactcctgcaaagaaattgaaaatattataaagcgAAATGCCAAataggacaagtaaaataattaaatttaattatacctaatatgatggatcctcaaatatgtcgCAAAGTTTTTCCCACTTAGAAGGTCagacatcctgaaaaggatgttagcgtgcatcttccttcttctcaaacttattataatgctcatgacacctcgccttatatttgcggaatgtattacccataagctcttccacaatcttacgctcctctctccgaccaaaatgtAATTCAAAATCATCCTTAAAATAAATtgtcacaaacacattatcatttataatattctaaatttaagtaaaatatagaaatttattctactaaatcaatgttttaaacattaccaaacaacgcttcttgataagttttttaacattttgggggactttcttccatgaagtcgttgccaaatgtgcgtaagttcgtgtaagagcacccacatgtgatgcaagccaagctgctggttgtccttcgccCCCGATATGTTCGTCAagaatgttaaccttgatcttaccctcattccgatatttttccaacgtcacccctctagtggtgcctcgaccttgacgagatCGTACTGtagactctataaaatataacttcgtaatcaatttcatttatatgtcttttataggaccttaattaataacttttatgagtattagatttttaccttgttctgtaAAGTTAATCTCTAATTGTGAGTCTAAatgagagctaggaacaggtggagatgggttgcgaacttccttcctctttggcggcataatttcaaactactgatacattcaataagtaaaatatttgtcatcaagtgtaatgttaacacataattggtcaatcataatttgtatcagtttcatttgacaattcgttctcatcatctgtagatacttcagatgattcaacattttcctcaactgtcgcatcaacaatttcagcctcaatatcttctctatttaatggaatcatctcatactgactcaaatccacaaacaaatttaaggcgggttga containing:
- the LOC118349696 gene encoding MDIS1-interacting receptor like kinase 1-like, producing MLIKEGELATMSIMEGSFGYIASEYARTTRVNVNIDVYNFGVILSELTTERKAKDGDEHTSLVEWALRHIQDGKPIGDALDGQPNEDAQHCSRDVKLELPRGLSYMYHDCLLPIVHRDVNSSNIFLDLDFNTRISDFGLAKMLVKEGELATMLAVAGSLGYIATEYAWTTRINEKINVCNFWIILLELTTKRKVNDGDEYTSLDKWALQTFKMENL